A window from Macaca nemestrina isolate mMacNem1 chromosome 8, mMacNem.hap1, whole genome shotgun sequence encodes these proteins:
- the LOC105483575 gene encoding transmembrane protein 70, mitochondrial: MLFVALGRPWAVELHLGGSRIALCAAAALRGPRAFVSRASSCSRPSRLVAGGSTGPWGAARLLRRPGRAQIPVCWEGYVRCLHTPSDKSEDGRLIYTGNMARAVFGVKCFSYSTSLIGLTFLPYFLTQNNAFFESVSLPVQIIFYGIIGSFTLITPVLLHFITKGYVIRLYHEATTDTYKAITYNALLAETSTLFHQDDVKIPDATHVFTTFYAKTKSLLVNPVLFPNREDFIHLMGYDKEEFILDMEKPSEEKQHKDEK, from the exons ATGCTGTTTGTGGCCTTAGGCCGCCCGTGGGCGGTCGAACTGCATCTCGGCGGAAGTAGGATTGCATTGTGTGCGGCCGCCGCCCTCCGAGGTCCCCGGGCCTTTGTCTCCCGGGCGTCCTCCTGCAGCAGGCCTTCGCGGCTGGTAGCCGGCGGGAGTACGGGGCCCTGGGGAGCCGCGCGCCTTCTCCGGCGTCCGGGCCGAGCGCAG ATCCCTGTTTGTTGGGAAGGATATGTTCGATGCTTACATACGCCGTCTGACAAATCAGAAGATGGAAGGCTAATTTATACTGGCAATATGGCCCGAGCAGTGTTTG gTGTGAAATGTTTCTCTTATTCTACGAGTCTGATTGGCCTTACATTTCTGCCATACTTTCTTACACAAAATAATGCTTTTTTTGAAAGTGTGTCTCTGCCTGTTCAAATCATATTTTATGGCATCATAGGAAGCTTTACGTTGATCACCCCAGTGCTGCTTCACTTTATTACAAAAGGCTATGTCATTCGATTGTACCATGAGGCCACAACAGACACTTATAAAGCCATTACTTACAATGCTTTGCTTGCAGAAACGAGTACATTGTTTCACCAGGATGATGTGAAAATTCCAGATGCTACACATGTGTTTACCACATTTTATGCTAAAACAAAATCACTGTTAGTTAATCCAGTGCTCTTTCCAAACCGTGAAGACTTTATCCATCTAATGGGTTACGACAAAGAAGAATTCATTTTGGATATGGAAAAACCCAGTGAAGAGAAACAGCATAAAGATGAGAAATGa